A window from Cryptomeria japonica chromosome 1, Sugi_1.0, whole genome shotgun sequence encodes these proteins:
- the LOC131044614 gene encoding LOW QUALITY PROTEIN: kinesin-like protein KIN-14I (The sequence of the model RefSeq protein was modified relative to this genomic sequence to represent the inferred CDS: deleted 2 bases in 1 codon; substituted 1 base at 1 genomic stop codon) → MASENQLSFSFTMSSSFPEKNCGNSKKLNGQEAVNGEEGMQSRPSYAALAYRKAEEAASRRYQAAAWLREMVDVAADSLPNEPTEEEFRLGLHNGLILCNLLNTVNPGAVPKVVENPAPSVPCLDGAALSAIQYFENVRNFLVAVEEMQLPTFEASDLEQGGSSIKVVDCVLGLKSYYDWKQTGAHGLLKYGVNVKFPDGIKLPIKGPGKNSELMNNLTLKSNQEQLKQQDLLGNNVTSALLEYLRIKFPEAFLAKDYTNKDLSMNCNGTALTNLLLKILSDKKAEELPMLVESMLTKVMEEFERRLANQGEQLRMVLKDLLKCEDDSLLKSDFLGALNRSSFQYNEAKQGEDAKVQNAKHFSHLSSQMDHYTRVDPKQQLQFNLEREIEELKYTLYTTKEGIKMLQLKWTEELENLGIHLQGVVQAAEGYHNVLEENRQLYNQVQDLKGSIRVYCRIRPFLPGQAGCQTTVDFVGENGTLMIVNPAKQGKEARKTFNFNKVFGTSATQEEIFLDTQPLIRSVLDGYNVCIFAYGQTGSGKTFTMSGPQVITEENWGVNYRALNDLFEISKNRKNVFEYQVGVQMIEIYNEQVRDLLATDGSSRRYPFLVXAYYTWAFSSSFFFLYSNYDCLSLKTEEILDSMTLEIRNNSQQNGLNVPDANLIPVVSTSDVINLMNIGQKNRVVGATALNDRSSRSHSVLTVHVQGTDLATGSILRGCLHLVDLAGSERVDKSEATGDRLKEAQHINKSLSALGDVISALAQKNSHVPYRNSKLTQLLQDSLGGQAKTLMFVHISPEAESYGETLSTLKFAERVATVELGAARSNRESAEVRELKEQIYNLKVALAKKESEGEQSQSMRSSRSSTERQRMKVGLSPLPLQRQIRDSQAQSNRRQPMEEVGNIEGRSISSGRQRKPIYNRDLPGEEAEVNYPRLVCRPSPERRSLSADRRSLSAERRSLSADRGNHTKSRIKHDILEEQEARKWQDKVMVNRHLTIHSAASRNDAMREACELAKQDSISDMFYQKYYANPRKIYPEREDIQFLMDRNEAHVGKRNKLEVKGKQETQVRRTPPGATDESDIDVYRTSDCSETDLLQFKELNLGDITTIQHVPRIRKTPQTSTRSSQPVERRSPSQARSPASASRLYNGNGQMKARSVRQSVASLPPGGMESKRISPGGKFTFEGRVASISPEGSSLENYAKTTFYRQPFDTQIGEASSTPSRRWH, encoded by the exons ATGGCGTCAGAAAACCAACTTTCGTTCAGTTTTACGATGAGCTCGAGCTTTCCTGAGAAAAATTGCGGAAATTCAAAGAAATTGAATGGTCAAGAGGCGGTTAATGGCGAAGAAGGGATGCAGAGCAGGCCGAGCTATGCAGCGCTGGCTTACAGGAAGGCAGAAGAAGCAG CTTCCAGAAGGTATCAAGCTGCAGCATGGCTAAGAGAAATGGTTGATGTAGCCGCGGATTCACTGCCAAATGAACCAACTGAAGAAGAATTTAGGCTGGGACTACACAATGGTCTTATTCTTTGTAATTTGCTTAACACAGTTAATCCTGGAGCTGTACCTAAG GTGGTGGAAAATCCGGCACCTTCAGTTCCTTGTCTGGATGGAGCAGCCTTGTCTGCAATTCAATACTTCGAGAATGTGAGGAACTTCCTTGTTGCAGTTGAAGAAATGCAGCTGCCAACATTTGAGGCTTCTGATTTGGAACAG GGAGGGTCATCCATAAAAGTAGTGGATTGTGTTCTAGGCCTAAAATCCTACTACGACTGGAAGCAAACAGGAGCACATGGCCTTCTGAAATATGGTGTTAATGTGAAGTTTCCTGATGGAATAAAGCTTCCCATCAAAGGACCTGGGAAGAACTCTGAGTTAATGAATAATTTAACATTGAAGAGCAATCAGGAGCAACTCAAGCAACAGGATCTGCTCGGAAACAATGTTACAAGCGCTCTTTTagaatacctcagaatcaaattcCCTGAAGCTTTTTTGGCAAAGGACTACACAAACAAGGATCTCTCCATGAATTGCAATGGAACA GCACTCACCAATCTACTTCTCAAAATTCTTTCCGACAAAAAGGCTGAAGAACTGCCTATG CTTGTAGAATCTATGTTGACTAAAGTCATGGAGGAGTTTGAGAGGCGGCTTGCCAACCAAGGGGAGCAG TTAAGAATGGTTCTAAAGGACCTTCTCAAATGTGAAGACGATTCATTGCTGAAGTCTGATTTTCTGGGAGCACTTAACAGAAGTTCATTTCAGTATAATGAAGCGAAACAAGGCGAAGATGCGAAAGTACAGAATGCAAAACACTTTTCTCATCTGTCAAGTCAAATGGATCATTATACAAGAGTTGATCCAAAGCAGCAACTGCAATTTAATCTTGAAAGAGAAATTGAG GAACTGAAGTACACACTCTACACCACAAAGGAAGGCATCAAAATGCTGCAACTAAAATGGACAGAAGAATTGGAAAATCTTG GGATCCATCTTCAAGGGGTTGTACAAGCCGCAGAAGGGTATCACAATGTTCTAGAGGAAAACAGACAGCTATACAATCAAGTGCAAGATCTCAAAG GGAGCATAAGAGTGTATTGCCGAATCAGGCCTTTCTTGCCTGGACAGGCAGGCTGTCAAACTACAGTCGATTTTGTTGGAGAGAATGGTACTCTCATGATTGTTAATCCTGCTAAGCAGGGCAAGGAAGCACGCAAGACATTTAATTTCAATAAAGTGTTTGGAACCTCTGCCACTCAAG AGGAAATTTTCTTGGATACGCAACCTCTAATACGATCTGTCCTGGATGGTTACAATGTTTGCATTTTTGCTTATGGACAAACTGGTTCTGGAAAGACATTTACAATG AGTGGTCCTCAAGTAATTACAGAGGAGAATTGGGGTGTGAACTACAGAGCATTGAATGACTTATTTGAAATCTCAAAAAACAGGAAAAATGTGTTTGAATATCAAGTTGGAGTTCAAATGATAGAGATATACAATGAGCAAGTGAGAGATCTGCTTGCTACAGATGGTTCTAGTCGGAGATATCCTTTTCTCGTATAAGCCTATTACACTTGGGCattctcttcaagtttcttttttCTATATTCAAATTATGATTGCTTGAGTCTAAAAACTGAAGAAATCCTTGACTCCATG ACACTAGAAATTCGGAACAATTCTCAGCAAAATGGACTCAATGTGCCTGATGCAAATTTAATACCAGTTGTATCCACATCTGATGTGATCAACCTGATGAACATTGGACAGAAGAACCGCGTTGTTGGAGCAACTGCTTTGAACGACCGTAGTAGTCGATCACACAG TGTTTTGACAGTACATGTACAAGGAACAGATTTGGCCACAGGATCAATCCTTCGAGGATGCCTTCATTTAGTGGACCTTGCTGGAAGTGAGAGGGTTGATAAATCTGAGGCTACAGGAGATCGATTGAAGGAAGCCCAACACATCAATAAATCACTTTCAGCCTTGGGAGATGTGATCTCTGCACTTGCACAAAAGAACTCACATGTTCCCTACAGAAATAGCAAGCTAACACAGTTGCTTCAGGATTCCTTAG GGGGGCAGGCTAAAACTCTTATGTTTGTGCACATAAGTCCGGAAGCAGAGTCTTATGGAGAGACATTAAGTACTCTCAAATTTGCGGAGCGAGTAGCCACTGTTGAACTCGGTGCAGCTCGTTCTAATAGAGAGAGTGCCGAAGTTCGGGAGCTCAAGGAACAG atatacaatttgaaagttGCATTGGCCAAAAAGGAATCTGAAGGAGAACAGTCTCAGAGCATGAGAAGCTCTAGGAGTAGTACTGAAAGACAGCGGATGAAGGTTGGATTATCACCATTGCCATTGCAGAGACAAATCAGAGATTCTCAAGCACAGTCAAACAGGAGACAGCCTATGGAAGAGGTTGGAAACATTGAG GGTAGGAGCATTTCTTCAGGAAGGCAAAGGAAACCCATCTATAATAGGGACCTTCCAGGGGAGGAAGCTGAAGTGAATTATCCCCGGCTGGTATGCCGACCATCTCCAGAGAGGAGATCATTATCTGCTGACAGAAGATCATTGTCTGCTGAAAGAAGATCACTCTCTGCTGATCGTGGAAATCACACAAAGAGCAGAATTAAACATGATATCTTAGAGGAACAAGAAGCAAGAAAATGGCAAGACAAGGTGATGGTAAATAGACATTTAACAATTCATAGTGCAGCTTCACGAAATGATGCTATGAGGGAAGCTTGTGAGTTGGCAAAACAAGATAGCATTTCTGATATGTTCTATCAGAAGTATTATGCCAATCCAAGGAAGATCTATCCAGAGAGAGAAGACATCCAATTTTTGATGGACCGTAATGAAGCACATGTAGGAAAAAGGAATAAACTTGAGGTGAAAGGGAAGCAAGAAACTCAGGTAAGAAGAACTCCACCCGGAGCAACAGATGAATCAGACATAGATGTGTACAGAACAAGTGACTGTTCTGAGACAGATTTATTGCAATTTAAGGAACTTAATCTGGGTGACATAACTACAATCCAACATGTTCCAAGGATTAGAAAGACTCCACAGACCTCTACAAGGAGTTCTCAACCTGTGGAGAGAAG AAGTCCAAGCCAAGCCAGAAGCCCTGCTTCAGCAAGCAGGTTGTACAATGGCAATGGACAGATGAAAGCTCGATCAGTGAGGCAATCAGTTGCTAGCCTGCCTCCTGGGGGAATGGAATCAAAACGCATTTCACCAGGAGGAAAATTCACATTCGAAGGCAGGGTTGCCTCGA TTTCACCCGAAGGATCATCTCTCGAGAATTATGCAAAGACGACTTTTTACAGGCAGCCATTTGATACTCAGATTGGAGAGGCATCATCCACACCATCAAGAAGATGGCATTGA